Part of the Triticum aestivum cultivar Chinese Spring chromosome 4D, IWGSC CS RefSeq v2.1, whole genome shotgun sequence genome is shown below.
cccatgctctaacaaatataagtgaagcaaaagagcattctacaaatggcggttttttatgtgaagagaaacatgcaatccaaacttcaaatgatataagtgaagcacatgaagcattctataaagccatacacaaaagatataagtgaagtgcaaagagtattctataaataaaccatggactatctcataccatcatggtgcatcaaagaaaagtgaaaactaaatgcaaaagacgctccgagatttgcacatatcgcatgaacgaaacgaatccgaaaacataccgatacttgttgaagaaagatgggatgccttccggggcatccccaagcttagaagcttgagtctccttgaatatttacttggggttccttgggcatccccaagcttgagctcttgtctctcctccttctcctcatatcgagacctcctcgatcttcgaacacttcatccacacaaaactcaacagaaagctcggtaagatccgttagtataataaagcaaatcactactctaagtactgttgcaaaccaattcatattttggttTTTCATTGTAGctaatgtaatataacttttccatggcttaatccactgatagaaattgatagtttcatcaaaacaagcaaactatgcatcaaaaacagaatctgtcttaaacaggacagtctgtagtaatctgaacattcaccatacctctggtactccaaaaattctgccaaaattagaagaaaaaaaattgtatataaagacagtgcaaaaagtttcagaaccgtttgacgttccagtaaaaaatgtaaaatcgcgcactacagccaaagtttctgttttgcaccgcacaaaccaacaagcaatgtaaacatcctaaaggcaaaccttggcacattatttttataatacaatggaattgtacaagggaataattatttttgttgaaaagtttctgtaatcaagattcacaaagtttccgtgagcatgaacaaagttcaaggagctcccccacttcaacaatgcttgtctctctcactttcactttcctttttgaaaagttctgggttcccctctttacttttttgtttttaaactatataaaagcactcaacagagataaatgactctctaaaacttccgggttgtctccctggcagctctttctttaaagccattaagctaggcatatagtgctcaagtaatggatccacccggatcccaaggtatatcaaagccaattttaattagcaatgatttgtaatttagtagtgagcacaaaacaacatatatcaagcaatgacgaattctaactctcttcctatgcatcggcatgtcatacaagaacaattcatgcacatcaagtaaaggccaatacatagcataagcagtttcttgcaattctatcgtgttggaaacatggagaggcggagatgtagttcctctctcataataattgcaagtaggagcagcaagcacattcatattatattcatcaaaatcatcatgtgcaacggtaaaaagcaacccatcaatataatccttaataagggcaaacttttccgatatagtgtagtcgggagaattcaaaaagataataggactatcatgtgtgggtgcaatagcaacaatttaatgtttaccataaggaactatagcaagttcatctccataagcataattcatattggcatcttggccacaagcatagcaagcatcatcaaaaagggatatttcaaaagaatcaacgggatcataacaatcatcatagcattcatccttcagtaagcatgaagggaaattaaacaatgtatgagttgaagagttactctcattagaaggtgggcacgggtgatcaatccgctcttcctccttttgttcttcgctctcctcctcatccttttcatccaatgagctcataatgtcattaatttcttcttccataaactcctgcaaaatattagtctcttcttggacagcggagactctctcaataaaatcatcaatatcggaattgaattcataattctcatagcaatatttaagtatagcaaaaatttcaggtctataaactgaatcatcaaaatcttcaaactctttaaacaaagattcaatttcataagcacccataaaagcaacgaactcttctatttgttccacatcatagtaatcatatataccattagcataagaagctaaggtttcattatcattaaattcacatgaaaagggaaggtgtggagccttcatcctagagcaacaagtataatcatatctcaaacatagttgccgagcataccaatgcaacatataaatttgatcccataatagtttccctttttgagtcaagcgataatccctaaagtattcacgttgatccaacgtgtctcccattacaaagttgaatggggttttctcaggattatcaaagtagtacataatatctttcacataatgagcatcgagggttttaggaggttccccatctccatgagtagcaagtacacctaatttttttggtatttcgtgttccatatccataactaaagatagagaacaacttggaacagcaaataaaaactacttagtgataaagcaaacaagcacacacgagaatattcaccccacggtataactccccggcaacggtgccagaaaaaggtcttgataacccacaaatataggggatcaattgtagcctctttcgataagtaagagtgtcgaacccaacgaggagctaaaggtagaacaaatattccctcaagttctatcgaccagcgatacaactctacgcacgcttaacgttcgctttacctagaacaagtatgaaactagaagtactatttaggtgtttttggataggtttgcaagataataaagagcgcgtaaataaaaagtaggggctgtttagataaagaagcaataaagttagtatagcgagtgtggaaaagtggtggtaggagttgcaaaattgtccctaagcaattgactactttactagaccgatagcaagtttgatgtgggagaggccaccactagcatgtcatccctgacttggaattctatgcacttatgattggaactattagcaagcatccgcaactactaacgttcattaaggtaaaacccaaccatagcattaagatatattggtcccccttcaatcccgtatgcatcaatttctatgctaggttgaagcttctgtcactcttgccctccaatacatagtcctatcaacatacaactaaccctatggtgtgatccacgcgcgtgctcatatgatgggcaccaaaggacagcaacataaccacaagcaaattaaaccaatcatagcaattcaccaattatcgacgaaaatctactcagacatcataggatggaaacacatcattggataataatatgaagcataaagcacgatgttcaagtagagggtacatcgggttgtgggagagtggacctctgtagatagatgggggaaggtgatgaaaatgttggtgaagatgacggaggtgttggtgtagatcgccgtcacacgatgatggccccggcggcattccggcgccaccgggagagagggggagagggccccccttcttcttcttcttcttccttgaccttctccctagatgggagaagggtttcccctctggtccatggcctccatggcggtggaggggcgagagcccctccgagattggatctgtctctctgtatcTCTCGGTTTCTACGCTCTGGATTCTCcgctttcaccgtttcttttataaccggagatccgtaactccgattggattgaaatttgaacacgatttttattcggatattagctttcttgcggcgaaagaagggcaccaactgccttacggggtgtccacgagggtcaggggcgcccctgcctcgtggccccctcgggcatcgtctcgcgttgattccacttcccaaaattcacatttattccaaaaaaatctccatcagtttttatcccgtttggactccatttgatatggattttctgcgcaacaaaaaacatgcaacaaacaggaacgggcactggcactggatcaatatgttagtcctaaaaataatataaaaagttgccaaaagtaaatgaaagttgtataatattggcatggaacaataaaaaattatagatacgatagagacgtatcacgGTGCCACTCCGATGAGCGGTGCTGCCGAACATGGGGAAGCGAGCCGCCCTTTGCGCCGAAGCATATACCTCTGGGGGCTCACGGCAGTCCGATAAGCTGGCTGCCAGACATGGGAAAGACAATGGAGATCCACCGCGGCCGGCCGTAGACTAGTCAAGGGTATCTGTGTCATGGGAATGGATATCCGCCGGCGCCGGCCATAGACTAATTTTACTTAGTCCAGTATAGTTTTTAGTTAGAAAATGTTCGAAATATAATGAATTTCGTTGGGTTTATATAAAATCCGACGTGTTTGCATCTATTTAATTCAAATAGTAGTTGAAATGTATGCGTGTAGCGTTGGATTGCCAATTCCCGCACCATGTCGGGGGACGAATGCAAGGAAGGAATTTGTGggtcagtgttggagatgccctaagtagcACATTCAACGGAAGTCCTCTTATACTCGCAAGTACAGATGCAGCCATCGGAAATTCAAAAAGAAAAGgtagaaaataaaaataaactatttTTTGGCAAACATGATAGAATGATTGAGTAGTTACAAAGTTTCTCATTCAGCGATGTTTGGCTAAAATGTTCAGGATTTTCTTAAAATTTCACTACCATTTTTTTCGCGGGATTGCTAAATCTCATTGGACTGAGACTTTTTTTTTGACAAAGAGAATATACTAATATcacgaagataccaattacacccagcctctgtATCAACAAGATGTCCAAAGGCATCAAGGATACACACatccaaaaaacaaaataaaaggaaCACAAGAAAAAAGACCATGTCACGGTGATGAATCACTAGCATCAGCAACACTCTAACCACCACCGAAGACAACACCCGGAATACAAGAGAGGTTCTCCAAAAGAAACACCTCCAAAAAGGAAACAATGCATAAGCGTTGTTGTTGCTCGATCGAAGATCTTGGATTTTCACCCTGCAGAAAGTTTGAGTTCACccaaaaacaatgccttcaacaagaccATTGCGAGGTACAACCAATAAAGGCCAGACCTTGGGCTTTCACCCTGGGAATCGAGACTCGGTACTCGAGGAGCACCACCAAAATTGTAGTCCTCCCATGCTGCCACCCCCGCTTGCCGAGGCCGCAGTTGCAAGTCACCAACACAATGCGCAACAGATCATCATCTCTCCCTATCGATTGCGAGTACTCCCTGGACATCCACCGATAGTAGATGATCTCAACTCAACATAAGCATGCAAGATAACACCTTCAGAGTCTAATGATCTTCAACCACGACCGCCTTGAATCCCCATGTCCACACCTCGGAATCGGGGCCTTGGAGGTGTAGATGCCGATGTTTCCAAGGTGGTGACAATCTGCTGTTGACAATCACCAAAAACCCGAGCACGCAGCCTTCTATGGTGTAGGCGATGCATCCGCATCAGAGGCGCTTCATGGCGGATCAGTAGGCAGGAGGCGGTGTCCTTGGGTAGCAAGAGCAGACCGGACCTTGTGATGGCCCTATTAGGCCCGGCAGAGTCGACACAGCCGCGCCGAAACTGTGGAGGTTCAGTGGTGACATGGCGTGAAGTCTTCGAGAGGATCGCGGGACGCACCGCATACCAGCAGGCTCCCATCGCCGTCTTCCACCAACCCGCCGcagggccgccgccccagatccCTCGCCCTTGACCTCCATCACCCCACACGAAGGAGGTGTCCCCTAGAAGAAGAAACCCCGCCACCCTTCGGTAGCGGGCCCGCCGCCACCACCGCTCAGGCTTAGATGCTATATTTGTTAGATCTTATGTGGAGATCCGTGTaaattttctttcttttgtttttcctttttatatgTTCCATGATTTGATTGAGAATTCGTTAAGTCTCAGACTTAGTGACCTAGCCACAcctttttttaacatagtacagacgcaagcgctcatatacacgcgcatacactcacccatatgaacgcacacacgcacaccctacccctatgagcacctccgaaagactgagccggcgtatcatcttgaaatttacgaaatcaccgtaggcacctcgttgtcgacgggaacgtctcgaatgcgcatcgccggaaatcctgaaataaattcagaaataaatgcgagcaccaggatttgaatcctggtgggctgggaataccacagtccctataaccatccaaccacaggttggttcgcgccACACCTTTTTTTTAATATCACTGTTCATAGGTCCGTATGTGTTCATACGGTCAGCAGAGTTCCACCGTCCACTTCCACGAACAAACAGGCTCAAACATACCCGATGATATCAGTCAATCAGAAGTTCAGAACCCAGAAGAGAAGCTATCCTAACGAGTTGATCTTTCCGCTCATCCAGCCGCCTCGCGCGGTTCTCGAGGTCCCTCCTCAGCGCAGCAACCTCTTCCATCTCGCGGCTGCATCTGGAGATCAACGCCGCACACCGCATCACCACCACGGACGCTCTGGTTTCGCTCCCTTGGTGCGCTCCGTCCATCAGCTCGGACACGAGGCTCGCCACCCGCTCCCCGCGAGGACCCTCCGCGATCAGCTGCATGATCTTCGTCTTGCACGCGTCTGCATCGGCACTGACCATGTGGTCATCGGAAACGGCGGGCGGCTGGTTGAGGTCGATGATCCCCGGCAGGCTTCGCCGGCGAGAACAGCCTTCGTTCGGGGAGTCGAGCCTAGCGCTCTTCCCGCGCACCCGACGGGTTTCGCTGTCGTACAATGGGGCGGCCTCCTCGGCGTCGCCGCCGCACGTACCGAGCCACACGCGCTGCCGCTGCTGGGTGTCCTCTGCCGCCCATCTGCCCGACAGCCGGCGGCGTACGCGTCTGTACTTGGTGCTCTTGGCACCGGCTACGCGGCGCCGCCTGGAGCTCAAAGCAACGGCTGCAcacgccgccgccggaggagccgcatagtcgtcgtcctcctcctccgcaAAAACTTGGAACTCTGCCTCGAATTCGTCGTCGGTCGTGGCagcggccctcctcctcctcctgccggaGGCTGCCCTCTCCGCCGGGAAGTACGCGTCCGGCCAGAGCTGGGCTGCCATCAGCCGCCGGCGCACCCGGTCGGGGGTGAGGTTCGCGAGGATGGCACCCCCACACATTTCTTGGCTGATCCTGCCCGCCGCTGGTTGCACTTTCTCACCAGAGTTTGTGAAAAATCACAAAACTGGCCCTTTGGCCAAAGTTCAGCACAAAATGAACCCTTTTTAAAAATATTTCACAAAATGGCCCTTTTCTcatggcgcccgcacctggggcgccatGCTAGACATCATAACGCCCCAGTCAAGGGCGCCATGTCGCGGCGCTGACCAGCCACGTCTGTACGCCTGGGCCCATCTGTGGTTGCATGACGCCCCAGGGGCGGGGGCGCTATGGCCGTGACCATGACGCCCTGGACAGGGGCGCCATGCCCCTTCGATGAAATTACCCCTGCCGCCATGATTGACTACAGAGAGAGACAGGGGCTCGTCTCTGTTCTGTTCTTCCTCTCATCGCCCAGCCCGCCGCCCCTCCCTTCCCTCCTCCAAACCCGCGGCCAAGAAGGACAGATCGAAGGGGAAAACCGgtggatcttcttcccctcctaaTCCTCTAGGTAATCccccaactttctcctttttttattggtTAATTTTGTTGCATTCACCCCATGTgtagaaaccctagttcatcccctttttcaaaatttgttgATATTTGCATTTGTATTAGAAATGTATGGGTAGGGATATGTATGGTATGATTAGTATTTGGTACTTATAgtagtttttttagtttttatgTATTTGGTAGCAAATTTGACATAGAGAATAGAAGGTTGTGTGCAAATGTGTGTGTGCACATTCACTTGTATGGATGATTTGGCTTAGGTACAGATTTATAGTTGTATGTATCCATTTGTTGTATGGATATGGATATTTGCAcctgtatgtatgtttatatttccATTATTCTGGATATTTACAAATGAAAAGGAGGCTTACGATGTACATTGTAATTTGTAGGATGGCTTCTCTGATCCATCCATATCCATCGTACGATCTACTTCATCGTGCACGGTTCATGGCAGATGAAAGAAGGGTTTTTGATCAGCTTCACTTGAGGTCTGGTGCAGTTCATGAGAAGATGGAATATGACGAGCGATACACGGAGTATATCCGGAAGACTGGGCTTCTCCCATTTGTCTCACTCGTGTCTCGTTCGATGCCGAAGATGAATCCTTGTGCGATCACGACACTAGTTGACCGATGGCGCCCTGAGACACATACTTTCCACTTCTTTGCTGGAGAGATGACGGTGACTTCGCAGGATGTTACAATGATCACTGGACTTCCTATCAAAGGAAAGCCTATTTGTTTTAGCACAGATTCAAAGGGATGGCGTGAGACTATGGTGGGACTCATTGGGAAGGAGCCGGGGGTGCAAGGGAAGTCCGCCGGTGCAAGTTATCATTGGATTGCTGAGAACTTTAGTAAGTACccggatgatgtt
Proteins encoded:
- the LOC123100350 gene encoding ethylene-responsive transcription factor 1-like, which gives rise to MAAQLWPDAYFPAERAASGRRRRRAAATTDDEFEAEFQVFAEEEDDDYAAPPAAACAAVALSSRRRRVAGAKSTKYRRVRRRLSGRWAAEDTQQRQRVWLGTCGGDAEEAAPLYDSETRRVRGKSARLDSPNEGCSRRRSLPGIIDLNQPPAVSDDHMVSADADACKTKIMQLIAEGPRGERVASLVSELMDGAHQGSETRASVVVMRCAALISRCSREMEEVAALRRDLENRARRLDERKDQLVRIASLLGSELLID